The proteins below come from a single Cricetulus griseus strain 17A/GY chromosome 6, alternate assembly CriGri-PICRH-1.0, whole genome shotgun sequence genomic window:
- the Pfdn4 gene encoding prefoldin subunit 4 isoform X2 translates to MAATMKKAAAEDVNVTFEDQQKINKFARNTSRITELKEEIEMKKKHLQNLEDACDDIMLADDDCFMIPYQIGDVFISHSQEETQEMLEEAKKTLQEEIDALESRVASIQRVLADLKVQLYAKFGSNINLEADES, encoded by the exons ATGGCGGCCACCATGAAGAAGGCG GCTGCAGAAGATGTCAATGTTACTTTTGAAGAtcagcaaaaaataaacaaatttgctCGAAATACGAGTCGAATCACTGAGCTAAAGGAGGAGATAGAGATGAAGAAG AAACACCTCCAGAATTTAGAAGACGCTTGTGACGACATCATGCTGGCAGATGACGACTGCTTCATGATCCCGTACCAGATTGGAGATGTTTTCATTAGCCACTCTCAAGAAGAAACCCAGGAAATGTTAGAAGAAGCAAAG AAAACTTTGCAAGAAGAGATAGACGCCTTAGAGTCCAGAGTGGCATCCATCCAGCGGGTATTAGCCGACCTGAAAGTGCAGTTATACGCAAAATTTGGCAGCAACATAAACCTCGAGGCGGATGAAAGCTAA
- the Pfdn4 gene encoding prefoldin subunit 4 isoform X3 → MAATMKKAKHLQNLEDACDDIMLADDDCFMIPYQIGDVFISHSQEETQEMLEEAKKTLQEEIDALESRVASIQRVLADLKVQLYAKFGSNINLEADES, encoded by the exons ATGGCGGCCACCATGAAGAAGGCG AAACACCTCCAGAATTTAGAAGACGCTTGTGACGACATCATGCTGGCAGATGACGACTGCTTCATGATCCCGTACCAGATTGGAGATGTTTTCATTAGCCACTCTCAAGAAGAAACCCAGGAAATGTTAGAAGAAGCAAAG AAAACTTTGCAAGAAGAGATAGACGCCTTAGAGTCCAGAGTGGCATCCATCCAGCGGGTATTAGCCGACCTGAAAGTGCAGTTATACGCAAAATTTGGCAGCAACATAAACCTCGAGGCGGATGAAAGCTAA